A genome region from Syntrophaceae bacterium includes the following:
- the ahbC gene encoding 12,18-didecarboxysiroheme deacetylase, which yields MIGISKLYCGAVEAADVLRYGRHSARLPSHLLQFSSDKRPVVVWNATRRCNLKCVHCYSNSQNILYSDELTTGEGKRLIDDLAAFGSPVLLLSGGEPLMRPDLPELAQYAVDRGMRVVISTNGTLITKKLARVFSDIGLSYIGVSLDGLREVHDRFRGVKGAFDRTLRGIRNARDAGIKVGIRFTVSRKNWKEIPGIFDLIEKENIPRVCFYHLVYSGRGSALIEEDLTHGETRQVVDLIMDRTKDLFDRGIEKEVLTVDNHADGPYVYLRLLREDPRRAAEVLELLRMNEGNSSGHGIGCVSWDGEVHPDQFWRVHSFGNVKERPFSEIWLDTSNELLAKMKDKKPHVKGRCATCRWLDVCGGNFRARAEAVTGDAWAADPACYLTDDEIKK from the coding sequence ATGATCGGGATATCGAAACTGTACTGCGGGGCCGTGGAGGCCGCCGACGTCCTGCGCTACGGGCGCCACTCGGCGAGGCTCCCCTCGCACCTGCTGCAGTTCTCCAGCGACAAGCGGCCCGTCGTCGTCTGGAACGCCACCCGGCGCTGCAACCTCAAGTGCGTCCACTGCTACTCGAACTCGCAGAACATCCTCTACAGCGACGAGCTGACGACCGGGGAGGGCAAGCGGCTCATCGACGACCTGGCCGCCTTCGGCTCGCCCGTGCTCCTGCTCTCGGGCGGTGAGCCCCTCATGCGTCCCGACCTGCCCGAGCTGGCGCAGTACGCCGTGGACAGGGGGATGCGCGTCGTCATCTCCACGAACGGCACCCTCATCACGAAAAAGCTGGCCCGGGTCTTCAGCGACATCGGCCTGTCGTACATCGGCGTGAGCCTCGACGGCCTGCGGGAGGTGCACGACCGCTTCCGGGGCGTCAAGGGGGCCTTCGACAGGACGCTGCGCGGCATCCGCAACGCCCGCGACGCGGGCATCAAGGTGGGCATCCGCTTCACCGTGAGCCGCAAGAACTGGAAGGAGATCCCCGGCATCTTCGACCTGATCGAGAAGGAGAACATCCCGCGCGTCTGCTTCTATCACCTCGTGTACTCGGGCCGCGGCTCGGCCCTCATCGAGGAGGACCTCACCCACGGGGAAACACGGCAGGTGGTCGACCTGATCATGGACCGCACGAAGGACCTCTTCGACCGGGGCATCGAGAAGGAGGTGCTCACCGTGGACAACCACGCCGACGGCCCCTACGTGTACCTGAGGCTCCTCCGCGAGGACCCCCGGCGGGCCGCCGAGGTCCTGGAGCTGCTCCGGATGAACGAGGGCAACAGCTCGGGGCACGGGATCGGCTGCGTGAGCTGGGACGGCGAGGTCCACCCCGACCAGTTCTGGAGGGTCCACTCCTTCGGCAACGTCAAGGAAAGGCCCTTCAGCGAGATCTGGCTCGACACGTCGAACGAGCTGCTCGCGAAGATGAAGGACAAGAAGCCCCACGTCAAGGGCCGCTGCGCGACCTGCCGCTGGCTCGATGTCTGCGGCGGCAACTTCCGGGCACGGGCCGAGGCCGTCACGGGCGATGCCTGGGCGGCGGACCCGGCGTGTTACCTGACGGATGACGAAATCAAGAAATAG
- the hemB gene encoding porphobilinogen synthase gives MFFPAYRPRRMRQNENLRRLIRETKLSVDDLVHPLFVVPGKGVKKPIQSMPGNFQMSVDHLLKEVKQSRDLGIPAVLLFGIPDEKDENATGAFRKDGIIQRAVKEIKDKVPDILVITDLCFCEYTSHGHCGCLKDGDVDNDATLEMLAETAVSQAKAGADIVAPSAMMDGQIEAIRDGLDEAGFENTPIMAYSAKYASCFYGPFREAAESAPRFGDRKGYQMDPANSDEAVREIGLDIEEGADIIMVKPALPYLDIIRRAREEFDHPVAAYNVSGEFAMIKAAAQMGWIDGERAMMEALTAIKRAGADIILTYFAPEAARVLQK, from the coding sequence ATGTTTTTCCCCGCATACCGTCCCCGGCGCATGAGGCAAAACGAGAATCTGCGCAGGCTCATCCGCGAGACGAAGCTCTCGGTCGACGATCTCGTCCACCCGCTCTTCGTCGTCCCGGGCAAGGGCGTGAAGAAGCCCATCCAATCCATGCCCGGCAACTTCCAGATGTCCGTCGACCACCTGCTCAAGGAGGTGAAGCAGTCGAGGGACCTGGGCATCCCGGCCGTCCTGCTCTTCGGCATCCCCGACGAGAAGGATGAGAACGCCACGGGCGCCTTTCGGAAGGACGGGATCATCCAGCGGGCCGTCAAGGAGATCAAGGACAAGGTGCCCGACATCCTCGTCATCACCGACCTGTGCTTCTGCGAGTACACGAGCCACGGCCACTGCGGGTGCCTGAAGGACGGCGACGTGGACAACGACGCCACGCTGGAGATGCTGGCCGAGACGGCCGTCTCGCAGGCGAAGGCCGGGGCCGACATCGTGGCCCCCTCGGCGATGATGGACGGCCAGATCGAGGCCATCCGCGACGGCCTCGACGAGGCGGGCTTCGAGAACACGCCGATCATGGCCTACTCGGCCAAGTACGCCTCGTGCTTCTACGGGCCCTTCCGCGAGGCCGCCGAGAGTGCCCCGCGGTTCGGCGACCGCAAGGGCTACCAGATGGACCCGGCCAACAGCGACGAGGCCGTCCGCGAGATCGGGCTCGACATCGAGGAAGGGGCAGACATCATCATGGTCAAGCCGGCGCTGCCCTACCTCGACATCATCCGGCGGGCCCGGGAGGAGTTCGACCACCCCGTTGCCGCTTACAACGTGAGCGGCGAGTTCGCGATGATCAAGGCGGCGGCCCAGATGGGCTGGATCGACGGCGAGCGGGCCATGATGGAGGCGCTCACGGCGATCAAGCGCGCCGGCGCCGACATCATCCTGACCTACTTCGCGCCGGAGGCGGCGAGGGTGCTGCAAAAGTAA